A window from Zingiber officinale cultivar Zhangliang chromosome 7A, Zo_v1.1, whole genome shotgun sequence encodes these proteins:
- the LOC122002864 gene encoding probable protein phosphatase 2C 60 encodes MLTKLINLFKACWQPKDIFACSGSDAVGRQDGLLWYKDTGQHVYGEFSMAVVQANNLLEDQSQLESGPLSSLELGPYGTFIGVYDGHGGPETSHYVNDHLFQNLKRFATEQESMSTDVIRKAYQATEEGFISLVTKQWPVKPQIAAVGTCCLVGVICGSTLYIANLGDSRVVLGRGVKATGEVLAVQLSAEHNVAIESMRRELQLMHPDDKQIVVLKHNVWRVKGLIQISRSIGDVYLKRAEFNREPLHVKFRLRDSFKKPILSAEPTIIVEPLQPQDQFLIFASDGLWEHLSNQEAVDIVQHNRHTGSARRLVKAALQEAAKKREMRYSDLKKIDRGVRRHFHDDITVIVVFLDSNLVSRADSLRGPSLSVRGGGINVRANSLTPLYNTN; translated from the exons ATGTTAACAAAATTGATAAACCTATTTAAGGCCTGCTGGCAGCCAAAGGACATATTTGCCTGCTCAGGTTCTGATGCCGTTGGTCGACAGGATGGGCTTCTATGGTACAAGGACACTGGGCAGCATGTTTATGGTGAGTTCTCAATGGCGGTTGTACAAGCAAATAACTTGCTTGAGGATCAGAGCCAGCTTGAGTCAGGACCTCTAAGCTCGCTTGAATTGGGGCCATATGGGACTTTCATTGGTGTTTATGATGGGCATGGTGGTCCAGAAACTTCTCACTATGTCAATGATCATCTCTTTCAGAACTTGAAGA GATTTGCAACAGAGCAGGAGTCCATGTCCACTGATGTAATAAGGAAGGCATACCAAGCAACAGAGGAGGGATTCATTTCCTTGGTGACCAAACAATGGCCTGTGAAACCTCAGATTGCAGCTGTTGGCACATGCTGTCTTGTTGGAGTAATCTGCGGTAGTACATTGTATATAGCTAATCTTGGTGACTCTCGTGTTGTTCTAGGAAGAGGTGTGAAAGCAACTGGAGAAGTTTTGGCTGTGCAATTGTCTGCAGAACACAATGTAGCAATAGAATCCATGAGACGGGAGTTGCAGTTGATGCATCCTGATGATAAACAAATTGTTGTTTTGAAGCATAATGTATGGCGTGTGAAGGGCCTAATTCAG ATCTCTAGGTCAATCGGTGATGTATACCTAAAAAGGGCTGAATTTAATCGGGAACCATTGCATGTAAAATTCAGACTTCGCGATTCGTTTAAGAAACCTATATTGAGTGCAGAACCAACAATTATTGTGGAACCACTACAACCACAAGATCAGTTCCTTATATTTGCATCTGATGGGCTCTGGGAGCATCTTAGTAATCAAGAAGCTGTTGATATCGTTCAGCACAACCGTCACACT GGAAGTGCTCGAAGGCTTGTCAAAGCTGCACTACAAGAAGCTGCAAAAAAACGGGAGATGAGGTACTCTGATCTTAAGAAGATTGATCGTGGAGTTCGTCGGCATTTTCATGATGACATAACTGTAATAGTTGTGTTCCTCGACTCAAATCTTGTTAGCAGAGCCGACTCACTCAGAGGGCCCTCTTTGTCCGTTAGAGGGGGTGGTATTAATGTCCGAGCAAACTCTCTTACTCCCTTGTACAACACCAACTGA
- the LOC122002865 gene encoding uncharacterized protein LOC122002865, with protein sequence MASSAAATLFSLSWPNPAAAASASPPLMPTRRLLSTVCHFPESYSLRWSERSQALASAYRRRDDLKARAQMNESQGLSPVDALANVKHLLLPITDRNPYLSEGTRLAASTTTSLAKKYGADITVVVIDDKPKESIPEHDAQLSSIRWHLSEGGFKEFGLMERLGEGKKPTAIIGEVADDLNLDLVVLSMEAIHSKHVDANLLAEFIPCPVLLLPL encoded by the exons ATGGCTTCTTCAGCTGCCGCCACTTTGTTCTCCCTCTCTTGGCCTAATCCCGCCGCCGCTGCCTCCGCCTCGCCGCCGTTGATGCCCACTCGTCGTCTTCTTTCCACCGTCTGCCACTTCCCGGAGTCGTACTCTCTTCGCTGGTCTGAGCGGTCCCAAGCCCTCGCCTCCGCCTACAGAAGAAGAGACGATCTCAAGG CAAGGGCACAGATGAATGAATCTCAAGGTTTGTCACCAGTAGATGCATTGGCAAATGTGAAGCATTTACTTCTTCCCATCACAGATCGAAATCCTTACCTATCAGAGGGAACAAGACTG GCTGCTTCAACTACCACGTCCCTTGCAAAAAAGTATGGTGCTGACATAACAGTAGTTG TTATTGATGACAAGCCAAAAGAATCAATCCCCGAGCATGATGCTCAATTGTCTAGCATCAGATGGCACCTTTCTGAAG GTGGATTTAAGGAGTTCGGCTTGATGGAACGACTGGGGGAAGGGAAGAAGCCAACTGCTATAATAGGCGAGGTTGCCGATGACTTGAATTTGGATCTCGTAGTCTTAAGTATGGAGGCCATTCATTCGAAGCATGTCGATGCAAATCTATTGGCAGAGTTCATTCCTTGCCCTGTGTTACTCTTGCCTCTCTAG
- the LOC122002867 gene encoding uncharacterized protein LOC122002867 yields the protein MREDKNVVASSPPNGVVADGPPVDTAVPLSSHGKVKPGTVSWVTATIVGVFAGLLYGGSKEASASVSKDAEVTLKLGSTRDKREQYRIMRDAMEKRFIRVARGSLVGGVRLGMFTAAFYGLQDLLAEKRGVHDVYNVVTAGSATAATFGLILPGSPMWRARNVLLGSVLGAGICFPLGWVHLKLVEMANKELSNSKSADTEGQNDTNKTGVGAAIEKLEERLRR from the exons ATGAGAGAGGATAAGAACGTGGTCGCATCCTCACCGCCCAACGGAGTCGTCGCTGATGGTCCTCCAGTCGACACTGCAGTGCCGCTGTCGTCGCATGGCAAA GTAAAGCCAGGAACAGTTAGTTGGGTTACAGCAACAATTGTTGGAGTATTTGCAGGGTTGCTATATGGTGGAAGCAAAGAGGCTTCTGCATCTGTA AGCAAGGATGCAGAAGTTACATTAAAGCTAGGGAGTACACGTGACAAGCGTGAACAGTATAGAATAATGAGAGATGCAATGGAGAAAAGGTTTATTCGTGTTGCTCGTGGTTCACTTGTTGGTGGTGTCCGCCTTGGCATGTTCACTGCAGCATTTTATGGCTTGCAAGACTTACTGGCTGAAAAACGAGGTGTTCATGATGTGTATAATGTGGTCACCGCTGGTTCTGCTACCGCTGCTACGTTCGGTCTTATAT TGCCAGGGTCCCCAATGTGGCGTGCAAGGAATGTATTGCTTGGTTCTGTTTTGGGAGCTGGAATCTGTTTCCCTCTGG GATGGGTTCATCTGAAGCTGGTGGAAATGGCAAACAAAGAGCTATCAAATTCTAAGTCTGCTGACACAGAAGGGCAGAACGATACAAATAAAACTGGTGTTGGTGCAGCCATAGAGAAGCTTGAAGAACGCCTACGTCGATAG